CTTGGCGGCGAGAGCGTCCGTCGAGGCGTCCGTGCCGCCGGCCTTCTCGTCCGAATCGGCGAGAACGGCGCCGTCCTCGATGCCGACACAGCGGTTGGCCTCGGCCCGCTGCAGCTTCACCTGCTGTGAAGCGGACTTCACCGCCTGAAGGGCGGCGGTCGCGACGTCGAGGCCCCAGCCGTTGGCCGCGTCGAGGGTGGCCTCGGCCCGCGCCACGCTCTGCTCCATGGAGTCGCGGCGCTCGGTCACGCAGTTGAGCTTCAGCTTGTCGGAGCCCTTGGCCTGCTCGGTGGCGAGCTGCCGGACCTGCGAGGTCGACTGCTTCATCGCCGTGATCGTGGCCCGGGCTTCCTCGAGGAGGCTGGCAGGCGTTTCGGCCGAAGAGGCCAAGGGCGCGGCGAGAACGGCCGCCGCGATCAGAATGCTGAGATTGGCACGCACGTAATGACCTCGGAGAGTTGCTGAACAACGTAATTTGGAGCTGGGACGGTAGTGGCCAAGATCCGGATTGTCAAATTCCAAATTGCGGATTGTATGAGATCAAGACCGCTTCCTGCCCTCGGTAGCGAAGTTGGCCACCGAACACCATCCCATATGCATGGGGCTGCCGGGCCGCCCCCCCTGCCCGCCGAATGGCCGGTGCGGAACGACGAAAGGCCGCTCGCGCGGTGCGAACGGCCTTCACTTTCGCGGATTGGAGGTCGAGAGCTCGAAGGCGGAGAACAAGGAGGGAGGTCGCACGCCGAATCCGGCGGCGACCTTCGGCCTCAGGTGCCGCTCTTGACCTTGGTCAGGACCTGCTTCGCCACGGCCTTCAGGGTGTCGAAGACCCCGACGCCGGTGAGGGCGACGGCGTTGAACTCGGGCACGCGGGTCGGGTTGAGCTGGCGGGAGAGCTCCTCGACCGGGAGGATGTTGGGGAGATCCCGCTTGTTGTACTGGATCACGTACGGGATCTTGTCGAGGTCGTAGCCCTGCTCGGCGAGGTTGATCCGGAGGTTCTCCACGGACTCGAGGTTGGCCTCCATGCGATCCGTGAGCGAATCGGCGACGAAGACGACGCCGTCGACTCCGCGCAGGATCAGCTTCCGGGACGCGTCATAGAAGACCTGACCCGGCACGGAGTAGAGGTGGAAACGGGTCTTGAAACCCCGGATTTCGCCGAGCCCCAAAGGCAGGAAGTCGAAGAAGAGCGTGCGATCCGTCTCCGTGGCGAGCGAGATCATGTTGCCCCGCGCCTCTGGGTTCGTCTTCGCATACACGTACTGGAGATTGGTGGTCTTCCCACACAAGCCCGGTCCGTAATAGACGATCTTGCAGGTGATCTCGCGCAGCGGCAGGTTGATGAAGGGCACGTTCTTCCCCGCGATTCTAAGGGAGGGCGAGCGACGGGCTAAAGCCGGCTACTCGCTGAAGAGGTTGTCGATGTCCTCGTCGGTGATCTCGGCGAACGGGCTGCCGCCGCCGGGGGCGCTCCCCTTCCGCTGGAGGTCGGCGAAGATCTGGCTGAGCTGCTCGCTCGCCTTCTTCACCCGGAGCCTCACCAGCCCGAGGGAGGAGCGAGCGTCGAAGATTACGACGAGGATCACGCGTTGGGCGACGAGCGAGATGTGGAGGTTGTCCCGTTCACCCTCGTGGAAGAGGATCGAGAACTCCTTCTCCCCCAGGAGCTTGGCGAGGCCGCCGGTGGCCGCGATGTTCCCGGCGGTCAGCGACGCCAGGGACGTGGTGTCGATGTTGGCGGTCGCGCCGCTGCTTGCGATGAGCTGGCCGTTCTTATCGACGAGGAAGACCACCTTGGCGTTGGCTTCGCGCGTCAAGCTGTCGCAAATCCCGGTGATCCGATGGAATTCGTCGTCGTGCATCACCATCTGCTGGATCATCTGGCCGCTCACTCCTTGCAGGTCCCTCGGAAGCCTTCGGACCGGGGCAACCGAACCTTGGAACCGCATCCCGCGACGGCCGATGGCCCGGGCTGGCGCGTCGACCTTTTCTATCTGGCTGGTGGGTCACTTCTAGCAGAGGCCCCGGGCACCGGCAAGTTGCTCGCCCGCCTTGCGATCGAGCCGGCGTGGCCCACCGGGTTCCGCCTCGCGCCCGATGTAGACATGCGAAGGGACGGCGTGCTTAATGCCGCCCTTCCTCGTCGCGTTTCGCCAATCACACAGCCGAGGCAACGATGGATCGCTCGCTCTACATCGTCGTGGAGGGGCCGGTGGGCGTGGGCAAGACCACGCTGGCCAAGCTCCTCGCGGACCGCCTCGGCGGCGTGCTCGTGGCGGAGCCGGTCGAGGAGAATCCGTTCCTGGCGCCGTTCTACTCGGATCGGGAGAAGCACGCGTTCCAGGCGCAGCTCTTCTTCCTGCTCTCGCGCTTCCAGCAGCAGCAGGAGCTCCACCAGCCGGACCTCTTCCGGCAGGTGACGGTGAGCGACTACCTCTTCGCCAAGGATCGCATCTTCGCGGCGCTCAACCTCGGCGCGCCGGAGATGGCGCTCTACGACCGGGTCTACTCGATGCTCCGCCCGCGGGTGGCGAAGCCCGACCTCGTGGTCTATCTCCAGGCCAGGCTCGACGTGCTCCAGGCGAGGATCCGCAGGCGGGGCCGCGACTTCGAGCGGAACTTCGATCCCGACTACCTCGCCCGGATCAGCTCGACCTACAACGACTTCTTCTTCCACTACGACGAGACGCCGCTGCTCGTGATCAACACGACCGACATCGACCTCGCGTCGAACGAGGCCGACCAGGACGCGATCGTCGCCGCGGTTCGCCGCCACCGGAAGGGCGTGCAACACTACATTCCGCGGGGGGCGGTCTGAGAGTTCGTGAAGAAATCACGAACTCTCGCGAGCCGGAGGCGAGCAGACGAAAAGGAGCGCCCTCGCGCACGCGAAGCCGAAGGCGGAGCAAAAGAACGGCGCGATCGCGCGAAGCGCGAGCTGAAGATAGCGAGCCCGCACCTGCGGGACCGATATCTTCACACGCTCGGACGAACCTTGCCGCCGGGCATTTGCTGGCGGGCACTTCGCATTCGCGACAGGCCCGACCACTCAAGCGAGGCACGGCGGCTTCACCGGCTCCGAGAGGGGCCATTTCCAACGGAGGTGAACCTTGGCCAACAAGGTGACCATCCACACGCTGCGCAAGATGAAGCAGGCAGGAGAGCGGATCGGAATGCTCACCTGCTACGACGCAACCTTCGCCCGGATCCTCGACGGAGCCGGCGCCGAGGTCCTCCTGGTCGGAGACTCGCTCGGGAACGTGTTCCAGGGCGAGAAGACCACCCTCCCCGTCACGGTCGATCAGATCATCTACCACCTGCGGGCGGTCTGCCGCGGCACGAGCCGGGCGCACGTGGTGGGCGACATGCCCTTCATGAGCTACCAGACCTCGGTGGACGAAGCGGTCCGAAACGCCGGGAGGCTGGTGGCGGAGGGCGGCGCCGAGGCGGTGAAGCTCGAGGG
The Vulgatibacter incomptus DNA segment above includes these coding regions:
- a CDS encoding GTP-binding protein, with product MPFINLPLREITCKIVYYGPGLCGKTTNLQYVYAKTNPEARGNMISLATETDRTLFFDFLPLGLGEIRGFKTRFHLYSVPGQVFYDASRKLILRGVDGVVFVADSLTDRMEANLESVENLRINLAEQGYDLDKIPYVIQYNKRDLPNILPVEELSRQLNPTRVPEFNAVALTGVGVFDTLKAVAKQVLTKVKSGT
- a CDS encoding roadblock/LC7 domain-containing protein; translation: MIQQMVMHDDEFHRITGICDSLTREANAKVVFLVDKNGQLIASSGATANIDTTSLASLTAGNIAATGGLAKLLGEKEFSILFHEGERDNLHISLVAQRVILVVIFDARSSLGLVRLRVKKASEQLSQIFADLQRKGSAPGGGSPFAEITDEDIDNLFSE
- a CDS encoding deoxynucleoside kinase, with the translated sequence MDRSLYIVVEGPVGVGKTTLAKLLADRLGGVLVAEPVEENPFLAPFYSDREKHAFQAQLFFLLSRFQQQQELHQPDLFRQVTVSDYLFAKDRIFAALNLGAPEMALYDRVYSMLRPRVAKPDLVVYLQARLDVLQARIRRRGRDFERNFDPDYLARISSTYNDFFFHYDETPLLVINTTDIDLASNEADQDAIVAAVRRHRKGVQHYIPRGAV